A part of Flavobacteriaceae bacterium GSB9 genomic DNA contains:
- a CDS encoding TraR/DksA C4-type zinc finger protein, with the protein MGDTTRYSDKDLAEFKGLIQEKIDKAQHDLELIKSAYMNDHNNGTDDTSPTFKAFDEGSEVMSKESNSALAIRQEKFIRDLKNALIRIENKTYGICRVTGKLINKERLKLVPHATLSIEAKNMQK; encoded by the coding sequence ATGGGAGACACAACAAGATATTCAGATAAAGATTTAGCCGAGTTTAAAGGGCTTATCCAAGAAAAAATAGATAAGGCACAACACGATTTAGAGCTCATTAAAAGTGCGTATATGAACGACCACAATAATGGTACAGACGATACCTCGCCAACATTTAAGGCGTTTGATGAAGGAAGTGAAGTAATGAGTAAAGAATCGAATTCAGCATTAGCTATCCGTCAGGAAAAGTTTATTCGCGACCTTAAAAATGCCCTTATCAGAATAGAAAACAAAACTTACGGTATTTGTCGTGTAACAGGAAAATTGATTAACAAAGAACGATTGAAGTTAGTGCCTCATGCTACTTTAAGCATCGAAGCAAAGAATATGCAGAAGTAA
- a CDS encoding lipoprotein signal peptidase, with amino-acid sequence MSLKKSVILILIILLIDQISKIYIKTHFTLHESVDVFSWFKIYFIENDGMAWGTKISDFVSFISDRTAKVYLTLFRIVAIFGIGYWLYDATKKQSSRILILAIACIFAGALGNIIDSVFYGVLFDDSISQVAEFFPEQGGYDSLLHGRVVDMLYFPLFEIDLPQWVPFYGGRRFNFFEPVFNIADVAISTGFIMLIVFNKKAFSKKE; translated from the coding sequence ATGTCCCTAAAAAAGTCTGTTATATTAATTCTCATTATTTTATTAATCGATCAGATTAGTAAAATATACATAAAAACCCATTTCACGCTTCATGAGAGTGTAGATGTATTCAGCTGGTTTAAAATATACTTTATTGAAAATGACGGTATGGCTTGGGGAACAAAAATAAGTGATTTTGTTTCGTTTATTTCAGACCGAACAGCTAAGGTGTATTTAACCCTTTTTAGAATAGTGGCCATTTTTGGTATTGGTTACTGGCTTTACGATGCCACAAAAAAGCAAAGTTCACGTATATTGATTTTGGCTATTGCCTGCATTTTTGCAGGGGCTTTGGGTAATATAATCGATTCGGTATTTTACGGTGTTCTATTTGATGATAGCATTAGCCAAGTTGCTGAGTTTTTCCCAGAACAGGGTGGTTACGATAGCTTATTGCACGGTCGTGTGGTCGATATGCTATATTTTCCTCTTTTTGAAATTGACCTGCCACAGTGGGTTCCTTTTTATGGCGGAAGGCGTTTTAACTTTTTTGAACCCGTTTTTAATATAGCCGATGTAGCTATAAGCACCGGGTTTATAATGCTTATTGTATTTAATAAAAAGGCTTTTTCGAAGAAAGAATAA
- a CDS encoding 5-formyltetrahydrofolate cyclo-ligase, translating into MTKNELRRTYRSLRKNLSLNDVEDLSLAIANQVLKLPVWNASFYHIFLSIKEQKEVNTDYILNILSGKDKNILVSKSDFETGEMTHFLLTDSTKIKKNAYNIPEPVDGIEISDDKIDIVFIPLLAFDKKGNRIGYGKGFYDRFLSNCKPETLKIGLSFFEAENEITDVFESDVKLDFCVTPKSIYKF; encoded by the coding sequence ATGACCAAAAATGAGCTTCGGAGAACATATAGGTCGCTACGAAAAAACCTGTCGCTAAACGATGTTGAAGATTTAAGTTTAGCTATAGCCAACCAAGTTTTAAAACTACCAGTTTGGAATGCTTCATTTTATCATATTTTCCTTTCTATTAAAGAACAAAAAGAAGTAAATACCGACTATATTTTGAATATTTTATCGGGTAAGGACAAAAACATTCTGGTATCCAAGAGTGATTTTGAAACGGGAGAAATGACTCATTTTTTACTCACCGACAGCACCAAAATTAAAAAGAATGCATATAACATTCCTGAGCCTGTAGATGGCATTGAAATTAGTGACGATAAAATCGATATCGTTTTTATTCCGCTTTTGGCCTTCGATAAAAAAGGAAACCGCATTGGTTACGGCAAAGGGTTTTACGACCGCTTTTTATCAAATTGCAAGCCCGAAACCTTAAAAATCGGATTGTCGTTTTTTGAAGCCGAAAACGAAATCACAGATGTTTTTGAAAGTGATGTAAAGTTAGATTTTTGTGTAACACCAAAAAGCATTTACAAGTTTTAG
- a CDS encoding succinylglutamate desuccinylase/aspartoacylase family protein: MAKKDIDILNILGESIKPGESKEVNFDVANLHTSSPVHIPVIIERSKKPGPTVLFTAGIHGDEVNGVEIIRQLIAKGINKPKCGTIICMPVINIFGFINLKREFPDGRDLNRVFPGSPSGSLAARVAHKLTKEIVPHADLIIDFHTGGSGRFNAPQLRYAKDKKDLDVLAKVFGAPFVLYSKNLSKSFRKACNNLGKPLLLFEGGKSFHIDDVVTNSGVNGSKRILKHMGMLKTVFKSSKPKTECVFINDSRWQRAKYSGMFKASISIGAHVQKDDILGNITDPYGKFNYFVRASNTGYIINVNESPIVYQGDALFHISNKLKRSQNDQK; the protein is encoded by the coding sequence ATGGCTAAAAAAGACATTGATATTCTCAACATTTTAGGTGAAAGCATAAAACCTGGTGAAAGTAAAGAGGTTAATTTTGATGTGGCTAATTTGCATACCTCATCGCCCGTTCATATCCCGGTAATTATCGAACGGTCAAAAAAACCAGGACCTACAGTATTGTTTACTGCTGGCATTCACGGCGACGAAGTAAATGGTGTTGAAATTATAAGGCAACTCATTGCTAAAGGCATTAACAAACCCAAATGCGGAACCATTATTTGCATGCCGGTTATTAACATTTTTGGTTTTATAAACTTAAAACGCGAGTTCCCCGATGGACGCGATTTAAACCGCGTGTTTCCGGGTAGCCCATCGGGTTCTTTGGCCGCCCGCGTAGCGCACAAACTTACCAAGGAAATAGTACCGCATGCCGATTTGATTATCGATTTCCATACTGGTGGCTCGGGACGTTTTAATGCACCGCAATTACGCTATGCCAAAGACAAAAAGGATCTTGATGTTTTGGCCAAGGTATTTGGTGCACCGTTTGTGTTGTATTCAAAAAACCTATCGAAGTCGTTCAGAAAAGCCTGTAACAACCTAGGCAAGCCCTTATTACTTTTTGAAGGCGGTAAATCATTTCATATCGACGATGTGGTAACCAATTCGGGTGTTAATGGTTCTAAGCGCATTTTAAAACACATGGGCATGCTCAAAACGGTTTTTAAATCGAGCAAACCCAAAACCGAATGTGTTTTTATAAACGACAGCCGTTGGCAACGGGCCAAATATTCCGGGATGTTTAAAGCCTCAATCTCCATTGGGGCTCACGTTCAAAAAGACGATATACTGGGCAATATTACCGATCCCTATGGCAAGTTTAATTATTTTGTTCGGGCATCAAACACCGGCTATATCATTAACGTTAACGAATCGCCCATCGTTTACCAAGGTGATGCTTTGTTCCATATTTCCAATAAACTAAAAAGGTCGCAAAATGACCAAAAATGA
- the rimK gene encoding 30S ribosomal protein S6--L-glutamate ligase codes for MNIVILSRNTHLYSTERLVEEGEQRGHKIEVIDPLKCDIIIEKEKPTIYYKDRYLDYVDAIIPRIGASVTFYGCAVVRQFEMMGVFTICTSDAIQRSRDKLRSLQRLSKAGIGMPKTVFTNYSRDVEEVIEHVGGTPVIIKLLEGTQGLGVVLAETKNAAESVLEAFNGLQARVIVQEFIKEAGGADLRALVVDGQVVGAMKRQGKEGEFRSNLHRGGQANIIKLSHDELKLAMNASRALKLPVCGVDMLQSSRGPLLLEVNSTPGLEGIEAATGRNIAKAILRYIEKNAKVNG; via the coding sequence ATGAACATAGTTATACTCTCTAGAAATACGCATTTATATTCTACCGAACGCTTAGTTGAAGAAGGTGAACAGCGCGGCCATAAAATTGAAGTCATCGACCCGCTAAAATGCGACATCATTATTGAAAAAGAAAAACCGACCATTTATTACAAAGACCGTTATTTAGATTACGTTGATGCCATTATTCCACGAATAGGAGCGTCGGTTACCTTTTACGGTTGTGCCGTGGTACGCCAATTTGAAATGATGGGGGTTTTTACCATTTGTACCTCGGATGCCATACAACGGTCGCGCGATAAATTACGTAGTTTACAGCGTTTGAGCAAAGCCGGTATTGGCATGCCAAAAACCGTTTTCACCAACTATTCCAGAGATGTAGAAGAAGTTATAGAACACGTTGGCGGAACACCCGTTATTATCAAATTACTAGAAGGCACTCAAGGTTTAGGTGTTGTTTTGGCCGAAACCAAAAATGCTGCCGAATCGGTTTTGGAGGCCTTTAACGGACTTCAAGCGCGAGTTATTGTTCAGGAGTTTATAAAAGAAGCTGGTGGTGCCGATTTGCGCGCTCTTGTGGTTGATGGCCAAGTGGTAGGCGCTATGAAACGCCAAGGCAAGGAAGGCGAATTCCGCTCTAACTTACACCGTGGCGGACAAGCCAACATTATAAAATTGAGCCACGACGAGCTTAAATTGGCCATGAATGCATCCCGTGCCTTAAAACTACCCGTTTGTGGTGTTGATATGCTGCAATCTTCCAGAGGTCCTTTACTGCTTGAAGTTAACTCAACACCCGGATTGGAAGGCATTGAAGCTGCAACTGGTAGAAACATAGCTAAAGCCATTTTACGTTACATTGAAAAAAACGCTAAAGTAAATGGCTAA
- a CDS encoding RimK/LysX family protein, with the protein MKKIIGRVDIVDFPKLGLYNINVKIDTGAYTSAIHCSKIIEEDQKLRCIFNSATHKNFGKTEIVFDVFSRTDVKSSNGYKENRYKVKSEVIFFGKTYKINLTLSTRDDMKFPVLIGRQFLKQKFIVDVDLDNVSYLTSKA; encoded by the coding sequence ATGAAAAAAATAATAGGACGTGTTGATATTGTTGATTTCCCAAAGCTGGGGCTTTATAATATCAACGTAAAAATAGACACTGGGGCATACACATCGGCCATCCATTGTTCTAAAATTATTGAAGAAGACCAAAAGCTTCGCTGCATTTTTAATAGTGCTACCCATAAAAACTTTGGTAAGACTGAAATTGTGTTTGATGTTTTTTCGAGAACCGACGTAAAAAGTAGCAACGGATATAAGGAAAACCGCTACAAAGTAAAATCTGAAGTCATATTTTTTGGAAAAACGTACAAGATTAACTTAACTTTAAGCACGAGAGACGATATGAAATTTCCTGTACTTATTGGCAGGCAGTTTTTAAAACAAAAATTTATAGTTGACGTCGATTTAGACAACGTTTCTTACCTAACGAGCAAAGCATGA
- the uvrC gene encoding excinuclease ABC subunit UvrC, translating to MDTPNLDIQIKTLPNLPGVYQYYDKDGTIIYVGKAKNLKRRVSSYFTKTHDSGKTRVLVKKIAKIKHIVVDTETDALLLENNLIKKYQPRYNVLLKDDKSYPWICIKKERFPRVFSTRRVFKDGSEYFGPYTSVKTVHTLLDLIKGLFSLRTCNYNLSEEKIDAGKYKVCLEYHLGNCRGPCEDLETEAEYNENIKAIKEILKGNFKDSLQQFKAQMLEFAENMQFEEAQKIKEKLEVLENYQAKSTIVNPKISNVDVFAIVSDESYGYINFLQLSYGSIIRAHTLEIKKKLDETDKELLELAITEIRQRFNSKSKEIYVPFNVDLGEDIKVTVPKLGDKKHILDLSLRNAKYFRMERFKQIKIADPDRHANRIMAQMKADLRLSEEPRHIECFDNSNIQGTNPVAACVVFKNGKPSKKDYRHFNIKTVEGPDDFASMEEVVYRRYKRLLDEDQPLPQLIIIDGGKGQLSSALKSLDALNLRGEIAIIGIAKRLEELFYPNDPIPLYLDKKSETLKVIQQLRNEAHRFGIERHRNKRSKSALNTELETIPGIGEKTVVELLKTFKSAKRVAHAKLDELEDVVGVSRAKKVYEYYHGK from the coding sequence ATGGATACCCCCAACTTAGATATACAGATAAAAACCTTGCCCAACCTGCCTGGCGTGTATCAATATTATGATAAAGACGGTACCATAATTTACGTAGGCAAAGCCAAGAATTTAAAAAGACGGGTCAGTTCTTACTTTACAAAAACACACGATAGTGGTAAAACCCGTGTGTTGGTAAAAAAAATTGCCAAAATAAAGCACATTGTAGTCGATACCGAAACCGATGCGCTCCTTCTGGAAAATAATCTCATAAAGAAATATCAGCCACGATACAACGTCTTATTAAAAGATGACAAATCATACCCGTGGATTTGCATAAAAAAAGAACGGTTTCCCAGAGTATTTTCCACCCGACGTGTTTTTAAAGATGGCAGCGAATATTTTGGGCCATACACCAGTGTGAAAACCGTGCACACCTTACTCGATTTAATAAAAGGGCTGTTTAGTTTGCGTACTTGTAATTATAACCTTTCGGAAGAAAAAATAGATGCCGGAAAATACAAAGTATGTTTGGAATATCATTTGGGAAATTGTAGAGGCCCTTGCGAAGATTTGGAAACCGAGGCCGAATACAACGAAAACATAAAAGCCATCAAAGAAATTTTAAAAGGCAACTTTAAAGATTCGTTACAGCAATTTAAAGCTCAAATGCTTGAATTTGCTGAAAATATGCAATTCGAAGAGGCGCAAAAAATTAAGGAAAAACTGGAGGTTTTAGAAAATTATCAGGCTAAATCGACCATTGTAAATCCAAAAATTAGCAATGTAGATGTGTTTGCCATTGTAAGCGATGAGAGTTATGGCTATATCAATTTTTTACAGTTGTCATACGGTTCGATTATTCGAGCGCATACATTGGAAATTAAAAAGAAACTCGATGAAACCGATAAAGAACTGTTAGAGTTAGCCATTACCGAAATCAGGCAGCGTTTCAATTCAAAGTCCAAAGAAATTTATGTGCCGTTTAATGTCGATTTGGGTGAGGATATAAAAGTAACCGTTCCGAAATTGGGTGATAAAAAACACATCCTCGATTTATCGTTGCGCAATGCCAAATATTTTAGAATGGAACGGTTCAAACAAATAAAAATTGCAGACCCTGATCGACATGCCAATCGTATTATGGCGCAAATGAAAGCCGATTTGAGACTAAGCGAAGAGCCAAGGCACATCGAGTGTTTCGATAACTCCAACATTCAGGGAACCAACCCCGTGGCAGCGTGTGTGGTTTTTAAAAACGGCAAACCCAGTAAAAAAGACTATCGGCATTTTAATATAAAAACTGTTGAAGGACCAGACGATTTTGCTTCAATGGAAGAAGTGGTTTATCGGCGCTACAAACGTTTGTTGGATGAAGACCAGCCGTTGCCACAACTCATTATTATCGATGGCGGTAAAGGCCAATTGTCGTCTGCATTAAAAAGCTTGGATGCTCTTAATTTAAGAGGTGAGATTGCCATAATCGGAATTGCCAAACGTTTAGAAGAATTATTTTATCCAAACGACCCAATTCCCTTATATTTAGATAAGAAAAGTGAAACCTTAAAAGTGATACAGCAATTACGTAATGAAGCGCACCGTTTTGGTATTGAGCGCCACCGTAACAAACGCAGTAAGAGTGCTTTGAATACCGAATTGGAAACGATACCTGGTATAGGCGAAAAAACGGTTGTAGAATTGCTAAAAACTTTTAAATCGGCCAAACGGGTGGCGCATGCTAAGCTTGATGAACTTGAGGATGTGGTTGGCGTCTCGCGGGCAAAAAAAGTTTATGAGTATTACCATGGAAAGTGA
- a CDS encoding patatin-like phospholipase family protein — translation MKITPTILTLFLLVLFSVQAQNKQAQNPEPKIGLVLSGGGAKGLAHIGVLKVIDSLGIKVDYVAGTSMGAIVGGLYAAGYSGNQLDSIFQSVDFDNIINDDLPRASKAFYERDNSERYAVTLPFNNFKVKLPSALSRGHVAYDLLTKLMLPVSQVNDFEKLPIPFFCIATNVESGKQVVLDKGNLAQALMASGALPSLFQPVVVKDEILIDGGVVNNYPIDELRDKGMDIIIGVDVQDGLAKREDLGSAPEVLIQINNFRTINAMTSKAKKTDVYIKPKIKDFNVISFDKGGEIIAEGEEAAMSKLNILRTLSPNHPKKESVKRPKPIDSIKINGFKFNGNKNYTRAYILGKLKLKGDEKIRYKDFSKGVYNVVATNNFDAFQYQLIKTPETEGYDFVAQVKESEVNTFLKLGIHYDDLYKSAALFNITQKRLLFKNDIASLDVMLGDNVRYHLDYLIDKGFYWSVGLRSRFNQFNKAINAQLLLSDEELMATGLNKLDVKLEDQTNQFYLQTLFRRDFSLSMGVEHKRLEIHSETISGNSPDEDFLFDKTDYFSLAGNLKLDTYDDKYFPNRGVYFNGDLNIYLYGEGLVEDFKDFSIAKAEMGYAFSVSDKLAFNLQTSGGFRLGDKSNRTLDFALGGYGNYFINNFMPFLGYDFVALSGNSYVKAWATADYEVFKNHHLTLEGNWANVEDNIFDTGEWFTLPDYRGYALGYAVETFLGPVQVKYSYSPERSAGKWFFNLGFWF, via the coding sequence TTGAAGATAACCCCCACTATATTAACCCTATTTCTACTCGTGTTATTTTCCGTGCAAGCGCAAAATAAACAAGCCCAAAACCCTGAGCCTAAAATTGGTTTGGTGTTAAGTGGTGGTGGTGCCAAAGGTTTGGCGCACATTGGGGTTTTAAAGGTTATTGACAGTCTAGGCATAAAGGTAGATTATGTGGCCGGAACTAGTATGGGAGCCATAGTTGGAGGGCTTTATGCCGCAGGTTATAGCGGAAATCAACTCGATTCTATTTTTCAATCCGTCGATTTTGATAACATTATTAACGACGATTTGCCACGGGCATCTAAGGCGTTTTATGAGCGCGATAATTCAGAACGGTATGCTGTTACACTGCCTTTTAATAATTTTAAGGTAAAACTGCCTTCTGCTTTGTCAAGAGGCCATGTAGCTTACGATTTACTGACTAAATTAATGCTTCCCGTAAGTCAGGTAAACGATTTTGAAAAACTCCCCATACCGTTTTTTTGTATTGCTACGAATGTAGAAAGTGGAAAACAAGTCGTTCTGGATAAAGGTAATCTTGCGCAAGCCTTAATGGCAAGTGGCGCACTGCCATCTTTATTTCAACCCGTAGTTGTTAAAGATGAAATTTTAATTGATGGTGGTGTGGTAAACAATTATCCTATTGATGAGCTGAGGGATAAAGGTATGGACATCATTATTGGAGTTGATGTGCAAGATGGTTTGGCAAAGCGCGAAGATTTAGGGTCGGCCCCCGAGGTTTTAATTCAAATCAATAATTTTAGAACCATCAATGCTATGACATCGAAGGCCAAAAAAACCGATGTGTACATTAAGCCTAAGATTAAAGATTTTAATGTTATTTCATTTGATAAAGGGGGTGAAATAATAGCGGAAGGTGAAGAGGCCGCTATGTCTAAGCTGAATATTTTAAGAACTTTGTCACCAAATCATCCTAAAAAAGAATCTGTTAAGAGGCCGAAACCCATTGACAGTATTAAGATTAACGGTTTTAAATTTAATGGCAATAAGAACTACACTAGAGCTTACATTCTAGGAAAATTAAAGTTGAAGGGTGATGAAAAAATTAGATATAAAGACTTTAGTAAAGGTGTGTACAATGTCGTAGCGACTAATAATTTTGATGCATTTCAATATCAGCTTATAAAAACACCAGAAACCGAAGGCTACGATTTTGTTGCCCAGGTTAAAGAATCTGAAGTGAATACCTTTTTAAAACTAGGTATTCATTATGATGATTTATACAAAAGTGCTGCGTTGTTCAATATTACCCAAAAGCGGTTGTTGTTTAAAAACGATATAGCCTCTCTCGATGTGATGTTGGGCGATAATGTTAGGTACCATTTAGATTACCTTATTGATAAAGGGTTTTATTGGAGTGTAGGTTTGCGCTCGCGGTTTAACCAGTTCAATAAAGCAATAAATGCCCAGCTTTTACTGAGTGATGAAGAGTTAATGGCTACAGGCTTGAATAAACTGGATGTTAAACTTGAGGACCAAACCAATCAATTTTATTTGCAAACCCTGTTCCGACGAGATTTTTCCCTGAGTATGGGGGTAGAGCACAAGCGTTTGGAAATCCATTCAGAAACGATTTCTGGTAATAGTCCCGATGAGGATTTTTTATTTGACAAAACCGATTATTTTAGCCTGGCAGGCAATTTAAAACTTGATACTTACGACGATAAATACTTTCCAAATCGTGGGGTTTACTTTAATGGCGACTTAAACATTTACCTCTATGGCGAGGGGCTTGTTGAAGATTTTAAGGATTTTTCAATAGCCAAAGCCGAAATGGGCTATGCGTTTAGCGTTTCAGATAAGTTGGCGTTTAATCTGCAAACTAGTGGAGGATTCCGCTTGGGCGATAAATCTAATAGAACACTCGATTTTGCTTTAGGTGGTTACGGCAATTACTTTATCAATAATTTTATGCCCTTTTTGGGCTACGATTTTGTTGCGCTTTCAGGTAACAGTTATGTCAAGGCGTGGGCAACGGCAGATTACGAAGTGTTTAAAAACCATCATCTTACCCTTGAAGGCAATTGGGCCAATGTTGAAGATAATATTTTTGATACTGGCGAATGGTTTACTTTGCCCGATTATCGAGGCTATGCATTAGGATATGCTGTAGAAACTTTTTTGGGCCCCGTGCAAGTTAAATATAGTTACTCGCCCGAGCGCAGTGCAGGTAAATGGTTTTTTAACCTTGGTTTTTGGTTTTAG
- a CDS encoding homogentisate 1,2-dioxygenase produces the protein MPFYHKLGKIPHKRHTQFRKPDGSLYYEQLFGTIGFDGMSTNSYHEQRPTQVKAIRKQYSVAPKIAKANNIQSYRLKGFQVKPENDYLESRKPILVNNDCAIILAAPKESTKDYFYKNTDADELIFIHKGSGKLRTHLGNLDFKYGDYVLVPRGVIYKIDFDSDENRLFIVESHRPIYTPKRYRNWFGQLLEHAPFCERDIRRPQELETNNENGEFLIKVKKQNDIIEMVYASHPFDVVGYDGYNYPYTFSIHDFEPITGRIHQPPPVHQTFETDAFVVCSFVPRLYDYHPLSIPAPYNHSNIDSDEVLYYVDGDFMSRNDIEAGHISLHPAGIPHGPHPGATERSIGKTKTDELAVMVDTFKSLQVTEEALKIADDDYFKSWLE, from the coding sequence ATGCCTTTTTATCATAAACTTGGGAAAATTCCGCATAAGCGCCATACGCAATTCAGAAAACCAGATGGGAGCCTGTATTACGAACAACTTTTTGGCACGATTGGTTTTGATGGTATGTCTACAAACAGTTACCATGAGCAACGCCCTACGCAAGTAAAAGCCATACGAAAACAGTACAGTGTAGCGCCAAAAATAGCTAAGGCCAATAATATTCAATCCTATCGTTTAAAGGGGTTTCAGGTAAAACCAGAAAACGATTATTTAGAAAGCCGAAAGCCTATTTTGGTTAATAACGATTGTGCCATCATTCTAGCAGCGCCAAAGGAATCGACAAAAGATTATTTTTACAAAAACACCGATGCCGACGAACTCATTTTTATTCATAAAGGTTCAGGAAAACTAAGAACGCATTTGGGGAATTTAGACTTTAAATACGGCGATTATGTATTGGTGCCTCGAGGTGTTATTTATAAAATTGATTTTGACAGCGATGAAAACCGGTTGTTTATCGTAGAGTCTCATCGTCCCATTTACACACCAAAACGCTACCGTAATTGGTTTGGGCAATTACTGGAGCATGCGCCATTTTGCGAACGCGATATTAGAAGACCGCAAGAGTTGGAAACCAATAATGAGAACGGTGAGTTCTTAATTAAAGTAAAAAAGCAAAACGATATTATCGAAATGGTTTACGCCTCACATCCATTTGATGTGGTGGGCTACGATGGTTATAACTATCCGTATACGTTTTCTATTCATGATTTTGAGCCCATAACAGGACGTATCCATCAGCCGCCGCCAGTGCATCAAACCTTTGAAACCGATGCCTTTGTGGTGTGTAGTTTTGTGCCTAGGCTTTACGATTACCACCCGTTGTCCATTCCAGCGCCATACAACCACAGTAATATTGATAGTGATGAGGTCTTATATTATGTAGATGGTGATTTTATGAGTAGAAATGATATTGAAGCTGGGCATATATCTCTACATCCGGCTGGAATTCCGCATGGACCGCATCCCGGAGCAACAGAACGAAGTATTGGTAAAACTAAAACGGATGAATTGGCCGTTATGGTTGATACCTTTAAGTCACTACAGGTAACCGAAGAAGCATTAAAAATAGCCGATGACGATTATTTTAAATCTTGGTTGGAGTAA
- the hppD gene encoding 4-hydroxyphenylpyruvate dioxygenase yields MSKNIESVNYGLEKIFEGAQDFLPLLGTDYVEFYVGNAKQAAHFYKTAFGFQSFAYRGLETGSKDTVSYVLKQDKIKLVLTTPLNSKSSINEHIVKHGDGVKIIALWVEDARKAYMETTSRGAKSYMEPMVETDEFGEVVRSGIYTYGETVHMFVERKNYNGIFLPGFRPWTSDYNPSTVGLKYIDHMVGNVGWGQMNKWVKWYEDVMGFENFLSFDDKQIHTEYSALMSKVMSNGNGRIKFPINEPAKGKKKSQIEEYLDFYESAGVQHIAVATDDIIDTVSQLRARGVEFLSKPPETYYKAVPGRLEEHSHELRENIETLKELGIMIDADEEGYLLQIFTKPVEDRPTLFFEIIQRMGARGFGAGNFKALFEAIEREQANRGTL; encoded by the coding sequence ATGAGTAAGAATATAGAATCAGTAAATTATGGGTTGGAGAAAATTTTTGAAGGCGCCCAAGATTTTTTGCCCCTTTTAGGTACCGATTATGTGGAGTTTTATGTGGGCAATGCCAAACAAGCGGCACACTTTTATAAAACAGCATTTGGCTTTCAGTCTTTTGCGTACCGAGGTTTGGAAACAGGTTCAAAAGATACGGTGAGCTATGTGCTGAAACAGGACAAAATAAAATTGGTATTAACCACACCGCTAAACAGTAAATCGTCCATAAACGAGCATATTGTAAAACACGGCGATGGCGTAAAAATTATTGCCCTTTGGGTGGAAGATGCCCGTAAAGCTTATATGGAAACTACCAGTCGGGGAGCCAAATCGTATATGGAACCAATGGTTGAAACAGACGAGTTCGGTGAGGTAGTGCGCTCTGGGATTTATACCTACGGCGAAACCGTGCATATGTTTGTAGAGCGTAAAAACTATAACGGTATATTTTTGCCTGGTTTTAGACCTTGGACAAGTGATTATAATCCAAGTACTGTTGGTTTGAAATATATCGACCACATGGTTGGTAATGTAGGTTGGGGGCAAATGAACAAATGGGTAAAGTGGTATGAAGACGTGATGGGGTTTGAAAACTTTTTATCGTTTGACGATAAGCAAATCCATACCGAATATTCGGCGCTGATGAGCAAAGTGATGAGCAACGGCAATGGCCGCATAAAATTTCCAATTAACGAACCAGCAAAAGGAAAAAAGAAATCTCAAATAGAAGAATATCTCGATTTTTATGAAAGCGCTGGTGTACAGCACATTGCCGTGGCCACCGATGATATCATTGATACGGTATCACAACTAAGGGCGCGAGGTGTTGAGTTTTTGTCTAAACCTCCGGAAACTTATTACAAAGCGGTGCCTGGTAGGTTGGAGGAACACAGCCATGAGCTTAGGGAAAATATTGAAACACTTAAAGAATTAGGCATTATGATTGATGCCGATGAGGAAGGTTACTTGTTACAAATATTTACAAAACCGGTAGAGGATAGGCCCACGTTGTTTTTCGAAATTATACAGCGTATGGGCGCACGTGGTTTTGGTGCAGGAAATTTTAAAGCCCTATTTGAAGCCATTGAGCGTGAACAGGCCAATCGGGGTACTTTGTAG